The genome window CCCCATATTGTAAAGTACAATCATTTATCATATAAATAAGGGTTAGTCTAAAGAAACATTTACAATATGTAAGATAATTTTATTGTCCATTTTGAACGATTATGTTATAAGAAATAATGATGATTCATGCACTTCAAACTATCATTACACAGCAATTACTAgctttaatataaatatgaaacattaGTCTTTggataaataaaagtatttaaaaacgatttcaatttgataattatatttgCCAGTAAATATATCATGTAGTTTGCATCAacgataatatatttaaattttatttaactatTAAACATATATTCTTAATACCAATAATACAGTACGAGCAATTCTTAATGAAAATACCtgaagtaaaataattaatacattatCAATATAAACTTTCATTGTTACATATGTGTTGAtcacattaatataatataataataataataataataataataataataataataataataataataataataataatagtaaaaacatttcttcttttactGGCGACAAAATTCTTACTTATTTGTAATGCTTTAATATAAGCtggttttttatatatataataaaatataatatttaaacatacaAAATGGattagttataaatatttcatcacTTATAAGTTATCAATAAaaacacatttttattaattgatcttttaattatacatttttatggtaaataattatttactgatatcgcaaaataaaattttttattggcACTAAAAATGCACAAAATTTTTACCTGGTTTTAACAACAACTTTATGATACTTTAAATCTTTTGGTATTGCACTTAATACTTTTTTTAATCACACAAATGcaataaattttttcatatttataattgtttCTTATATGCCAGCTTATATGAGCAAAAAGTATATTTGTAAAACCAAGTATAGAAACTAAAATtgcatattaataaaattcattggTTCATGGCTATTCAGTCTTTATCATACATTAAAAGTTACgtaaatattatatcgaatcTTGAAACGTGTCATGTTTTATACGATTTAACAAACTATAAGAATATTCATGTGTTAAAATTTGCTTCTTATTTacattagaataaaaaaaaatattagacaacaaattattatgtaatataagaCGAATACTTATTCAATGTATTAATCTGTGATGATTTTGAGTATTAGGATATTAAACGTCTGTACAATTTATATACATCAAATatgaaagaattatttaatttgtaatacttTGCCTTTGATCTGTTACGTTTAAAATTGGGTAACAAGAAGCTTTGTTGCTTTGGCAATATCATAAGCACATGAACGTACTTGCTGAAGGCATCTGTCCATATGTTCTATATCACTAGTACATCTCTGAAGACCAGAACATTCTGCTTGAAGTCTACCTGTATTACCATTTAATTGTCGCAGAGCAGATCTGATGTTTTCCTCAATAGGATTCTACAACATAATTTGAATGTGTTTAACATAAATTTATGTTTACATTTAAAGAAGAAATGCACGTCTTACTTGGGGAAATATAGCTGTGAGTTCAGCAACAGCAACACGAATTCTTTCTGCGCAAGGTACAAAAGCTTCTCGTTGTTTTGGATCTTGCATGGCCATCCACAGTTCTTGAATTCTTCTTGTAACTTGTTCAGTTCTTCGAGTAACTTCCTCGCTAGGGGGAAGATTAGGAGCACCACATTCCCATAAACTTTGTGTGTTGTTACGAGATATTGTCTCTGAATCTCGTTTTGCCTGTATCAATCAAATTTTATGCAATAAGATTAAGAAAcacaaattaaagaaattttcatcAAATTATTACCTGACAAATAGACGTTGACCACGAATTTGGTTTTCGCAAACCTTCTCGTGTTTCATACATAGACGCAGGACGTTGATTGCTCCTATTAAGAGATGTTTTTATATCAAGCACTGGTTCTAGTTCTGGCTCTTGTTCTCCACTAACATGACCATTAATAACTCCATCAGTAGATTcttttacctatattttttgTACATCAGATTTTAATTCGCAATatattataaagatattaaatatttatcttacATGAATCATTTGCTTCAGTTCATTATTTTCATGTGTCAGTTGTTCTACAGTACTCTGCAGAGTACGAATCTGCTCACGGAGATCCTTGATAGTAGATTCGGAGAGAGTTAATTGTTTTTTTAAAACTTCAACGACAGATGGAAGTCCCTTAGCTAATGGTGCAAAAGCTTCCTGTAATAACATTTTAACATACACAATGAAATTTCACTTCTATGCCacaaagaagtaaaaaaaaaaagagaactttTAGAAGTTATATGGTTGTTACAAAACAAAACACATAATCAGTATGATCATGTTATAAATTTTAGTGAACTATATAGCATTCTCTGGCAAAGGCTGCACATGCACTAACAGACCTGTGCACTTGCCTAATAGCACTGTCTACAGAAGAGCCATGTACTTAGCCGATTCCTTATTCTTCTTTTCGTTACTAGAGCTGGTACCTTTAATACGTTACCATATAATTTTATCTATCTTTAGCATGTAACTTATTGTCCatcttttttatatcttataCCATACTTTCCGTATTTATAACTACTTTTTTAACTTTATgttaaagtaatttaatttaattaattaaagttaaagtaATTTAACACGTACCTCGTTATCCATTTTAAACTGCGCAGGATATTCAGGCACTGCATTGTCAGATGATGTCAATGCATAATCATCATCAGAAGCAACACTATCGTACAATGGTTCATCATCAGACATTTGCGATCCATACTTTCCATGTTGCTCTTTACGAAGTATAGAAATAGCTGGATCTAGAAATACTACACATGTTGATACaatgaataaattaaagaaattaatttatacaatttcttGCAAACCTTGTAATGGTGCATTATTTGCAAGCATATGTCTTCTGCGAGCCTCAATGAGAAAATCTATAATAAGTGTAGCAAACTCCTTTGGTGTAAATCTTGCTAGTTTTTGTCTACCT of Bombus terrestris chromosome 5, iyBomTerr1.2, whole genome shotgun sequence contains these proteins:
- the LOC100651126 gene encoding ARF GTPase-activating protein GIT1; the protein is MARPKHRVNTDICADCGALEPGWASLNRAILLCDDCCGVHRSLGRHISQIKSLHKSIWHANLLNMVHTLNDNGANSIWEHSLLDPSNSKISRRKPQAKDPLHPIKADFIKSKHQHLAFILRPSKEECCSEEELSRQLHSSVRTSNLETSLRLLAQGANPSYFYKEKGTTPLHVAARAGQALQLELLIANGGNPSIIDSNGQTPAEIAKMAGHMDLSDRLIECMYELTDRLTSFICSRKPNHRLDEHIIIPECTLLLEQSDLCLEGRNKLQMLSNHLLEELAMDVYDEVDRRENEEIWFASATLPEKCTVPFLPVNPQLSSTRNQGRQKLARFTPKEFATLIIDFLIEARRRHMLANNAPLQDPAISILRKEQHGKYGSQMSDDEPLYDSVASDDDYALTSSDNAVPEYPAQFKMDNEEAFAPLAKGLPSVVEVLKKQLTLSESTIKDLREQIRTLQSTVEQLTHENNELKQMIHVKESTDGVINGHVSGEQEPELEPVLDIKTSLNRSNQRPASMYETREGLRKPNSWSTSICQAKRDSETISRNNTQSLWECGAPNLPPSEEVTRRTEQVTRRIQELWMAMQDPKQREAFVPCAERIRVAVAELTAIFPQNPIEENIRSALRQLNGNTGRLQAECSGLQRCTSDIEHMDRCLQQVRSCAYDIAKATKLLVTQF